In Sebastes umbrosus isolate fSebUmb1 chromosome 7, fSebUmb1.pri, whole genome shotgun sequence, the sequence TTTTTTCCGCaaaaatccaacagatgtgacaTCATGCGCGCTTACGAGTGcttttactctcttcagctccaccCAGAGAACACTTCTACCAAAGGAAATTAGGTTTCATTAGTGGGCACAAATAggttaagtcatttttttcctGTCATGATCATAACAATCCCACTTtaaagtgcatgtgtgtaagGTGTTGTCTCTTTGCAGGAAAGGAGGTTATCAACGCAAACAAGCGAAGGCATCATCATGGGGTTTCATGAAGACAGTTTAACACACTCAGCTGGTAATCAATACCAAAGGCTTTCAAACGTATTTTCAACCCAAATAAATGCTCTTGATATAAATCAGAATTACAGTACAggattgttttcattgtgtaaaatgaaatacaagCAGTCATTTTGCATGATGAAAAGTGGGATTCAGTGCTCAGATGGTGGCAGATGGTTACTTTATCATGTTGTAAAAGACAAATGATTTACTTGCATGTTGTGTCCTCCTTTCCGTCCTGTATAGCAGATGGGTGTGTGGAGGAGCCGGTGCTTCTGTACCCTCATGGGCTGCAGGGTCTACACAGCCTTCAGGCACTGGTGCCCAGCCTGCTGCGCCTTGAAGTGGAGGCAGCGCTGGAGAAACTGGACCTCATATGGGACCGGGAGTACGCCTGGGACATGTTCCTGGATATGATGGTGAGACATCATGAGCAGAGATCACTAAACAGCTTCATGTGTTTATGTAATGTTCTCTAAGGAAGGAACGTTATCCCTAAAATGTGCTGTATGCAGTCCTCCCCACATATAATTGAGGGGCAGATTGGCACAAGTACTTATCGTGTTGCATCTCTTTAAATATTCAGTGTGTGCctcctgttttctgttttcaccCTGCAGAGAACTCAAACACAAAACTCTTTTCCCAACGCCGACCTGCCCCGGCATTTTACTGACGCCACTCGTGCTGTCCTGGTGGACTGGCTCATTCAAGTACATGTAAGTCTCTCTGTAGAGGGAGGGTTTCTTCTTCCTCAAAGCAAAGTTGGTCTAAGTGTtcagtcaggaaaaaaaaattaaagtctGTTAACTTGAGAATGAGGCAACATTAAAAGAATTAGATTGAAAAagtgtatttcctaaaatgcCACTTTATTTATGAGATTAGGtgagattgataccactcatctgtacagtaaatattaaACTACAGCTGGTTATCTTAACAaaacagcacctctaaagctcaataGTTAACATTTTACCAACCAAGTAAAATTGTGGTTTTGTTGGTTTCAATCTTGATTGCCCGTTTTATTTCCTACCAGGAGATGATGCATTTTCAGGAAGAGACCCTCTATCTGGCCATGCACCTCCTCAACCGCTCCCTGCGTCAGATCAAGGTGACCACAGTCAACCTGCAGCTCCTTGGCATGGTTTGCCTCTTCCTGGCTGCAAAGAAGGAAGAGTGTCTACTCCCTGAGGTAAGATGGCTCAGCCCTCCCTCCCCAAATAAAAAAGCTACAGTATAGTTAAAGGGTTAGAttgggtgttttaaagtggggttgtatgaggtacttatccatagtcagtgtattacctacagtagatgcccccagtttggagaaaccaGAATATCTAAATTATCCTGGATTGGTTGTTTACTCTTAGTAGAGCAAAACTTAtggattcatttttatttattcttagcTAGTTATAGACTTAAAGCACTAAAACTTGTGACTGGCAAGTTTGTAGCTTTAATGCCCAGAGAAATTCATAATTGGGATATGAATCAAACTTTTTTAACCTTGAATGAGTGTAGCAATCAGTGACAACCAAACATCTTGTCCCTTCTCTaacaaaagacacattttttcttttttgtgctTCTTCTCCCAGGTGTCTGGACTCTGCTACTTGATGGACCACACCTACACGAAGCATCAGCTGCTGCGAATGGAGCGCAAAGTCCTCTTGGGGCTCAACTTCGATCTGTCCTACTGTCCCCCTCtgcatttcctcctcctcctcgcctccATTGCTCGCTGCAGTGCTAAGGTAAATGTGCATTATGTCAAGTCTCTTTCTGTCAAGTGAGGTTATTGTGTGGAGATCTGAAGTGTCGTCTGTGCCACCAGGCTGTGTGGATGGCTCGCTATCTGCTGGAGCTGTCTCTCCTGGAGGGCCAGTGTGTGGTGTTTCTGCCCTTGCAGCTGGCGGGAGCGGCCCTCTGCGTGTCCCGCCAAATCCTGCAGGAGCCCCCAACACCAGAAGGGGAGGCTGCATGGTGTTTGGCCTCCAGCGTCCATGTTGGCAGGTGTGAAGATGCACTCCCCTCATCCACAGTGCACTTTTGATCGCCTTTACCCCTGGCATCATCGGCACTAGTTACTGAGCTCTGGCTTTTTTTGTGGTCCTAACTTCCAGGTGTTTTGTATTAGTCAGCATGCATCCTACCTGTCAGTTTTAAATCTGtatgctttgtgtttttcagtgagACTGCCCTACTGAGGATCATGCAGATTCTGGCCAGTGCTGCAGCCAAGGCCCACACCCGAGAGACTTGCGCCACTTTTATTAAATTCTCCTCCCCAGAGACCATGCAGGTCAGCAGGCACCCGGGTCTAAAGAACGCCGCTGGTCTGCTGGGTGTATGCACTTGACAATTCTGACCCCCAGAAACGTAATTATATGCCGAAGCCTCAAGGTAGAGATGCTAGACCAGTATCACCTGAGGACTCCTGTGCGGTCCAAGCCTCTGACCAAGGCTGTATATTCTTTGCTGTGGATCCTGAGGAGTTGCCATAGAAATGGGTGAGGAAGAAGTGTGGAAAATATTGATGTCAAACATGGTTTGACAAAGGAATGATTTAGCCAACCCAGTAGCACACCTGTTTTATGATCTTATCTAGCAGCTGATAtagaaaatatttgaattgtATTGATGTGTCCTTGTCTTGTCATTTTGTGAAGAGGATGTGGGCTGTCTATCAagttattttgaaaagttttaatgtaaaaataaagtgTCTGCTGCCATGTTTTGAGTTTCAGctgtttattttgcacaatttctaCAGTTCTACATGACGGCAGAGCCATTCCCACTCACATGTGCAATCAAGCTGACACAGCTGACGGGCTCAAAGGAGTCACTGTAGAGAATATTGGACAGCTGGTACAGCAGCTATATATCAAGATTGTTTCTTTTCAATAAATGTGAAGAAACAAATGCTCATTTTGCACACCGTGAATATTATTAAACTGCATATTTTCTGTACAGAATTAGTTTTGTCCTACATCTATTCCATAAAAGATGAGCTCTCCCCATTTGCAATTGTGTATGCAGGCTGATTTCAGCAAGCAGTTTGTTGGCACAGGCTAAATGTGTGCAAATCTGTGGTCACTGGTCAGCTGCTGTTTGGAATAAAACCCAGCAACATGACTGGAAACTGCAATTCAAGCTACTTTGATTTTTGCTGAAGCcatctttctctttttaacTTGATCCCACGTGTGATCTTTACCAAATATgaagtcttgtttgtttttttatatatactttatttagaaagttcaatacagtagttacataaacatgttcagaaaAATTCACTGAATATATTCATAgtattaaaataacataattttttacaacaacaaaaaaatgtaagtaaaggaaaagatgaataaaaacaaaacaattggggtctgttaaacaattggaataaatttgaacTGTCTAATCATCAACTTTTGAGTTTCAAGTTTTCAATCAtactcaaatatttttttaaaatcagtatctttaaaagtataaaagataAGCATTGTAGTTCTTATCATTTTATGAATATATTTTACtaaaatattaatcaaattatGTAAATTTCATCTGCTGAAAAACTGggattgttaaaagtgagtaaaaTCTCAATCTTTGTAATATAAAGTCTTGTTTTTATAATACTTTCTTTATTGAACGCAAGCACATCAACAGAGGTACAAACAGATACATAGACAattgaatacaaaataataattacatatacatttcataatgccagagttTGTTATACACATCATATAGTCATTTAATGACTTAAAGGTCTTAATgctgttctttctttttatcatttattttcttaattttatttcaattttgattgttgaagttgttttctctaatgTACTTAATtagtttgtctataagctcaactacttaaaaaatggtttataaactattgtaattatgaactgtaaattgcatatatgaaatcaacctcaaaaaaagggaaacaaataaagtataaaaaaaactaaattccaAAATTATTAGTTTCAGTATTTCCCTTCACTTGTTATAGACTTTTTCAACttccaaaaaaaaaggtcttaaTGGCTTCTTTGTTCTTAACGTTGGGTAAGatacagctgcagctgattcagaacgctgctgctagagtcctcactaagaccaagaaagtggatcacatcagtccagttctgaagtctctacactggctgcctgtatctcagagaattgatttcaaaatactgctgctggtttacaaagcactaaatggtttagggccaaaatacatttctgatcttcatgttatgaaccatccagacctctcaggtcatctggatcaggtctgcttagtgtccccagagtcagaactaaacatgcagaagcagcattcagtttttatgcaccaaatatctggaacaagctcccagaaacctgcaggaccgctccaactctcacttcttttaaaacaaagcttaaaactttcctgtttgcgggtgccttttattctgacactgcactataacttttacttttttgagttttatgcaattttagcttctatcctagcttttatttttagcttgtttttattttctaatctttaatgttttaatgtttttatgtttttataactgttttaattatttcttaatgttcttttgcattttgtcgcaatgttcttgaatgtttctgtaaagcactttgaattgccctgttgttgaaatgtgctatacaaataaagctgccttgccttgccttgccttgcctaagATGGTGCTATATTGTTTGAATTTATTAATAAAGTGTAGGAAAGTTAGCTTGGTTCCTGATCGAgtattacattttcaaaaaaaaaaaaaaattgtaggACATACAGCATGTTATTTTCAATATAGAcacatttatttcaacattcatcTTAAGTTTGTAGAAAGTTGGCTACATCAATCCAgaatatttttgcatatatatatacagtgaaaTAATAGATGGGAAatactctctctgtctttctaacACATGTTTTACTGGATAAATTATATCTATTAAAGACACTTCTCTTTTTGTTTATTGTACACTTCCCTTATCcctgtgctgctgcagcctgatTGGCTGTCGTAGTCGTCTCATGGACCAATGAgcgcgcagcagcagcagcagtgtgttgtgTCTGGTAGGAGGTCTAACGGCCGTCTGGGTTCATCTGAGGTAACGGAGGACAGTTATGATCTCGCTCACCGGTAGGcctctttctttcactctcttCTACCTACCTTCTACCTATAGCTTCGACTAACATAACATTTCgatatttattgtgttttttcactccttttttttgtaacattttggtggtCACCTCAAACGGCCTCGTAAAGCTAGCTAGAGTTAGCTCCTTCATTAGCCACcgggatttcaaaataaaagcgggGAAGTTGCTTATTTTGGATAACGCTCAGGTAAGTCCTGATTCATGATTGTAAAAATCAAGACTATTATAAATTACGGTGAATTTTATAACACTAGGTGGTATTATTAACAAAACGTCCCTtttgtgtgaaggtgtgttttattttggaaaCCAAACCATATATGGTGTTGCCAGTTCTGAGGAACTTGACGGAGGTTGCCAAATCGAAAACCCCCCCTTTTCATTGGAGCCTTATCTCTTGACAAAGAGAGGAAAATGAATCATTTTATTACTGTAACTGACAGATAACTATGTAAATATGACACTGCAGGTTAATTTTAGCGTTGCCCAGTGCAAAAAAAGTGATTGCAAGTGTGAAAACCACCGTTATTTGGAAGTATTAGCTGTTAAACATTTGAAGGTAAGTTTATTTGTCCACTGCAGATATTAATGTATTGGTTTTGCTAACTTTCTATACTTCCTATTCAAGCACTCTCTCTTTTAAAACGGGTTTTGTCTTGCACACAAGCTGTTAAAGCTGGTTAAAGACACATCATTTCGTTTAAATTTGAGCAAccacttgtttattgtttttttatgtgtgtttgcagccaGTGTGAGAGGAAGTCGTGTATCTCGAAGTTGAGTGTTACATAATAAGGGTgagggtgggagggaggggtgcTGCTGTTGCAGATGAGAGGCGAGATGTGCTGCCTTCACTGCCTCCAGAAAATATGAGAAGTACGTTGTTGAGCGAACACAAAATGACCCGAAAGAATACATTTTaggtttcaagtttcaagtttatttgtcacatgcatttaaaagtacagtgaaatgcaatgaaacgcattttaccctggctctctctcagccattaaaatctataaatagtacactagataaatactacaataaataagacaatacctgagaataaaatgataaaacaacctaaaaaacatccataaaacaatccacagctctgcattcatttagtgctactgTTCAGTAGTCTGACCGCCTGATACTATAATaccataatattttattgtcagacaggtctgaaatttgttttgcatcacagcagctccatttgcaacatcacagaaagattcaagattcaagattcaagccctttattgtcattgtatagtacaacgaaattagattgtgacaatcccataggtgctaaaaaagataatacaataaaaaagagagtgcaataaaagaaaatatatataaatgataataCAAtagataatataaaaatacaatatgtatattgatgagatgacagttttgccagattacagttttgccagattattgcacaaagtgtccatcAGATAATTATTCTATGACGTGGTGTTTGTCAAAGGTGGAGAACACTGGAGTTTGTACAACTGATcataaaagtcaaaatatcaATTGCAAGCCCACTGCAGAGCTTTACATGTCGCAGCAATGTAGATTTTGTAGCAGACATAAAAATGGGAATATCAAGTGCATGGCTTCATTGTTGATTTTTGTGTCCTTGTATCATCCCTACTACTCCTACTGGAACCAAAGAGCTCATGAGGGAGAGCACAGAGCAGTATCTTATGTCGTTCAGGGTCAACTGAGGTGATCTAGCTGATCATTTCCCCAGCTGATTCAGCCACCCATGCACCaccttttcttttgtatttggATTTGCACTTTGACCATCAGATATAGGATATCTAACTCCTTTTGGAAGACACAGTTGCACACAAAAGAGTGatttataaaaaacatttaaaatcaaCTGACtgaccaaccatgtcatactagctcgtcgtgaaggaggctaaataatgctcatgcccacgagtctctcctttacagacatgcccactttatgataatcacatgcagttttgggcaagtcagcacactgacacactgacagctgttgttgcctgttgggcttgagtttgccatgttatgatttgagcatattttgtttacgctaaatacagtacctgtgagggtttctggacaataattgtcattgttttgtgttggtaattgattttcaataataaatatatgcatacatttgcataaagcaagtatatttgtccactcccatattgataagagtattaaatacttgaaaaataattaattaatcgtgattaaatattttaatccattgacagccctaatataaacccATAGTAATGTTCATCAATATATCAGTTgaaactttattatttatttgtttattttgataCCCCTCCACAGACATATTTCAATTCTCAGGCATTTCTTAAAGACCATTAGCAGACACACATGTGAGGATACAGTATGTGGAGTGCCATTTTGGCTGCTACGCCTTTAAGATGGATAGTTGTCAGATAGTTGCGTGTGAGAAAAGAAATGGGAATAAATTAATGTTTAACCCTAACTTAAACAAGCTGCAGCAATcttgtaaaaacacaaattaactCGGAGCTCCATGTCTCTGCCTGTTAGCTTGAATTACAGCATTTTATTTAGGTAAACGGTGTAACAGGCTCTTTATCTCTGTGGACTCAAAACAACACATGACCCTTGCATTCCACTGGCTCCCAGTAAATACATGTGTGTGcccacatgtacacacatgcacaaaaagacGAAAGAATGGGGACAAATTTGtcaaatgtttatgtttttttattcagatttctCATGAgcttaaataaaatgtatatatacatggaGAGTTTTGGTACTGTCTCCAGTTACCTGTCACTTTGCAATGCTATTCCTCTGAGTACTTGTACTCAGTACAGTGCTGTACACTGTACTTATACTGTATTTGCAGACTGCTGGACCATTAAGGACATGCTGTTAAAAAGCTACGTAGCATTAACAGCACACAGTCTTTTAATGAAACTGAATGCTGCCGATAGTGATGTCAGTGCATACTATCTATTCAACTCTGTGGTTAGTATTGTCATCAAAGGCATTTCAATAATGGTGCATTCAAAATGTGCCTTCATTTCTTCAAATGATACcagtaagaaataaaaaaataataatatgtaactttttaaataattttaagcAAATGGCAATAttaatttgtatattttgtattgttttgcatctaaaagagtttaaaaaataaaatgaaatgttctaTACAGATGGCGATTAGAGGCTCGATCCTATTCCAGCATGCAATGGGTGATATGCACAGTACAACCAGGAGAGGTCTCCTAACCAGTCCATCACAGTGCTAACACAGAGCTCTGTCTCATGAGAGCAaaagattttttgtttttacgcTGTCCATTCAGAGACTAACTACCACGTATTCTCTCATTAGGGTCCAACATGCCGAAGGAGCAGTCTTGCCTGAGCGAGCACGGTCCATGTGTTTCATCCAGCAAGAATGCTAAAAATAAGAGCAACCGTATGACTCTGCTGGCAATACGTGATACTAAAGACACAGACGACTCCAGTGGAAGGGACTCCCGCTGCAGTTCAGAAAAAGACTCTGGATACTCTGGTgagtaaatgtagtaaaaatgaAACCAGAATAAGTGTCAAGTTATT encodes:
- the LOC119491641 gene encoding cyclin N-terminal domain-containing protein 2 isoform X1 is translated as MARTGFCDSKPLLDLHKKADERRAPLRTWSTNTCGPIDRWQPVEVDESTMVPVKVEPERRWERRLSTQTSEGIIMGFHEDSLTHSAADGCVEEPVLLYPHGLQGLHSLQALVPSLLRLEVEAALEKLDLIWDREYAWDMFLDMMRTQTQNSFPNADLPRHFTDATRAVLVDWLIQVHEMMHFQEETLYLAMHLLNRSLRQIKVTTVNLQLLGMVCLFLAAKKEECLLPEVSGLCYLMDHTYTKHQLLRMERKVLLGLNFDLSYCPPLHFLLLLASIARCSAKAVWMARYLLELSLLEGQCVVFLPLQLAGAALCVSRQILQEPPTPEGEAAWCLASSVHVGSETALLRIMQILASAAAKAHTRETCATFIKFSSPETMQVSRHPGLKNAAGLLGVCT
- the LOC119491641 gene encoding cyclin N-terminal domain-containing protein 2 isoform X2 produces the protein MARTGFCDSKPLLDLHKKADERRAPLRTWSTNTCGPIDRWQPVEVDESTMVPVKVEPERRWERRLSTQTSEGIIMGFHEDSLTHSADGCVEEPVLLYPHGLQGLHSLQALVPSLLRLEVEAALEKLDLIWDREYAWDMFLDMMRTQTQNSFPNADLPRHFTDATRAVLVDWLIQVHEMMHFQEETLYLAMHLLNRSLRQIKVTTVNLQLLGMVCLFLAAKKEECLLPEVSGLCYLMDHTYTKHQLLRMERKVLLGLNFDLSYCPPLHFLLLLASIARCSAKAVWMARYLLELSLLEGQCVVFLPLQLAGAALCVSRQILQEPPTPEGEAAWCLASSVHVGSETALLRIMQILASAAAKAHTRETCATFIKFSSPETMQVSRHPGLKNAAGLLGVCT